The following proteins are co-located in the Leptospira weilii genome:
- the kdpC gene encoding potassium-transporting ATPase subunit KdpC, whose protein sequence is MLNTVSIAIRTLLSLTFITGIFYPIVITGFSERFFPVLANGSLIQVDGKIVGSELIGQRFTKNEYFWSRPSAGDYATVASSASNLSATNASLKAKVEERKKFLLTKHPDQKFVPPDLLFASGSGLDPHISPESVQFQANRIISARRLTREQILRFQKIIEQSTERPAFGYIGEKRVNVLRLNLKLDDEFGKIKE, encoded by the coding sequence ATGTTAAACACAGTATCGATAGCGATCAGAACACTTTTGTCACTTACATTTATCACCGGAATTTTTTATCCGATCGTCATTACAGGGTTTTCAGAACGTTTTTTTCCTGTCCTAGCAAACGGAAGTTTGATACAAGTCGACGGCAAAATCGTAGGCTCGGAATTGATCGGTCAACGGTTTACAAAAAACGAATATTTCTGGTCGAGACCTTCTGCGGGAGATTACGCGACGGTGGCTTCAAGCGCGTCTAATTTAAGTGCGACTAACGCATCCTTAAAGGCAAAAGTCGAAGAAAGAAAAAAGTTCCTTTTGACAAAACATCCGGATCAGAAGTTCGTTCCTCCCGATCTATTGTTCGCCTCCGGTTCCGGATTGGATCCCCATATCAGTCCCGAATCCGTTCAGTTTCAGGCAAATCGAATCATCTCCGCGAGAAGATTGACTCGGGAACAGATCCTTCGATTTCAAAAAATCATAGAACAATCGACGGAACGACCGGCGTTCGGTTATATCGGAGAAAAACGAGTCAACGTACTTCGATTGAACTTGAAATTGGATGATGAATTCGGAAAAATCAAAGAATGA
- a CDS encoding response regulator → MNPKILIADDDDRIRKMIRISLSASHYDVIESATIQETILKAAKESPDVILLDLQFPDGNGITALREIRTWSETPVIVLSVLSSDPEKISLLDGGADDYITKPFSMGELLARIRVALRNKTQEPGSPIFISGNLYVNLSSRNVQVSGETVHLTPIEYSFLSLLIRHAGKVLTQEQIIRHVWGPFAKNESGPLRVHVASLRKKIETDASNPELLLTEPGVGYRLSVNL, encoded by the coding sequence ATGAATCCTAAAATTCTGATCGCGGACGACGACGATCGGATCCGTAAGATGATCAGAATCAGTTTGAGCGCTTCTCATTATGATGTGATCGAATCTGCGACGATCCAAGAGACCATACTCAAAGCCGCGAAAGAATCTCCGGATGTCATCCTTTTGGATCTGCAATTTCCCGACGGAAACGGAATTACCGCGCTCAGAGAAATCAGAACCTGGAGTGAAACGCCCGTCATCGTGTTGTCGGTTTTATCTTCCGACCCGGAAAAGATTTCCCTGTTGGACGGAGGGGCGGACGACTATATTACAAAACCGTTTAGTATGGGAGAGTTACTCGCGAGAATCCGAGTGGCTCTTCGAAATAAAACCCAGGAACCCGGTTCTCCGATTTTTATTTCAGGAAATTTATACGTGAACCTATCGAGTAGAAACGTGCAAGTATCGGGAGAAACGGTGCATCTTACTCCGATCGAATATTCTTTCCTGTCCCTTTTAATCCGACACGCCGGAAAAGTTTTGACTCAGGAACAGATCATACGCCACGTCTGGGGACCATTCGCAAAAAACGAATCGGGTCCTCTGAGAGTTCACGTGGCTAGTTTGAGAAAAAAAATAGAAACGGATGCTTCCAACCCGGAACTATTGCTGACCGAACCAGGAGTAGGTTACAGGCTGTCTGTAAATTTATAA
- the kdpB gene encoding potassium-transporting ATPase subunit KdpB has product MSRKSKTFLESGVFKEATVNTFKKLNPISQAKNPVMFIVLLGAIFTTWIFSKDLYQGIYSAFNLQIGLWLWFTVLFANFAEAIAEGRGKARTDSLKKTRSNIVAKKLVGGKIVIVPGTSLKIGDGVLCEPGDLIPGDGEIIEGIASVDESAITGESAPVVRESGGDRSAVTGGTRVLSDKITIKITAEQGNTFLDKMIALVEGAKRQKTPNEIALTMLLSGLSFVFLIAVISLPFFAEFVAIEGGQKANLSIPVLISLLVCLIPTTIAGLLSAIGISGMERLIRFNVISKSGKAIEAAGDIDILLLDKTGTITLGNREARAFFPAKGVGEKYLADIAQLSSLADETPEGRSIVVLAKEKFGIRERNLAEMEAEFIPFSASTKMSGLDLKKEGVVTRRIRKGAGDAIRTYLYNFSQKISPEMEEVILKVSQKGSTPILVAEDNKLLGVIELKDIVKGGLKERFASLRKMGIRTVMITGDNQLTAAAIAAEAGVDDFLAEATPATKLKKIREQQSKGYLVAMIGDGTNDAPALAQSDVGVAMNTGTQTAREAGNMIDLDSNPSKLIEIVEIGKQLLMTRGALTTFSIANDVAKYFAILPALFGAFYATADAVEGPLSVLNLTRLSSQKSAVLSAIIFNALVIPALIPLALKGVAYKPLGANKILKRNLLIFGLGGIITPFIGIKCIDMILVLLGFD; this is encoded by the coding sequence ATGAGCCGTAAGTCGAAAACTTTTTTAGAATCGGGAGTTTTTAAGGAAGCGACCGTAAACACATTCAAAAAATTGAATCCAATTTCTCAGGCTAAAAACCCTGTGATGTTCATCGTGCTTTTAGGGGCGATTTTCACGACCTGGATTTTCTCCAAGGATCTGTATCAAGGAATTTATTCCGCCTTTAATCTTCAGATCGGTTTGTGGTTGTGGTTTACCGTTCTTTTTGCCAATTTCGCGGAAGCGATCGCGGAAGGAAGAGGAAAGGCCAGAACCGATAGTCTCAAAAAAACCAGATCCAATATCGTCGCCAAAAAACTAGTAGGCGGTAAGATCGTTATCGTTCCCGGAACTTCCTTGAAGATCGGCGATGGCGTGTTATGCGAACCGGGAGATCTGATTCCGGGAGACGGAGAAATCATAGAAGGAATCGCGAGCGTGGACGAATCCGCGATCACCGGAGAATCCGCTCCCGTCGTAAGAGAAAGCGGAGGCGATAGAAGCGCCGTCACGGGCGGGACCAGAGTGTTAAGCGACAAGATCACGATCAAAATCACCGCCGAACAGGGAAATACTTTCTTAGATAAGATGATCGCTCTTGTGGAAGGCGCTAAACGACAAAAGACTCCGAACGAAATCGCTCTTACGATGCTTCTATCGGGTTTGTCTTTCGTATTTCTAATCGCGGTCATCAGCCTTCCCTTCTTTGCGGAATTTGTCGCAATAGAAGGAGGACAAAAGGCGAATCTTTCGATTCCGGTTTTGATCTCCCTTCTTGTCTGTCTTATCCCGACTACGATCGCGGGATTACTTTCGGCGATCGGAATTTCCGGCATGGAACGCCTGATTCGGTTTAACGTGATCTCAAAAAGCGGAAAAGCCATCGAGGCCGCGGGAGATATAGACATTCTTCTTTTGGACAAAACGGGAACGATCACGTTAGGCAACAGAGAGGCAAGGGCATTCTTTCCCGCAAAAGGAGTGGGGGAAAAATATCTCGCGGATATCGCACAACTTTCCTCCCTTGCGGACGAAACCCCCGAAGGAAGATCCATTGTCGTATTAGCAAAAGAGAAATTCGGAATTAGGGAAAGAAATCTCGCCGAAATGGAAGCCGAATTCATTCCGTTCAGCGCTTCCACGAAAATGAGCGGACTGGATCTGAAAAAAGAAGGAGTGGTGACGCGAAGAATCCGCAAAGGCGCGGGTGACGCGATCAGAACCTATCTTTACAACTTCAGTCAAAAAATTTCTCCGGAAATGGAAGAAGTCATCCTAAAAGTTTCGCAAAAAGGAAGTACTCCGATTCTCGTCGCGGAAGACAACAAACTCCTGGGAGTGATCGAACTCAAGGACATAGTCAAAGGCGGATTGAAAGAAAGATTTGCGAGTCTTCGTAAGATGGGAATCAGAACCGTCATGATCACGGGAGACAATCAACTCACCGCGGCGGCGATCGCGGCGGAAGCGGGAGTGGACGACTTTTTAGCCGAGGCGACTCCGGCAACCAAGCTGAAAAAAATAAGAGAACAACAAAGCAAGGGATATCTAGTCGCGATGATAGGAGACGGAACCAACGACGCTCCCGCACTCGCTCAATCCGACGTTGGCGTTGCGATGAATACCGGAACTCAAACCGCAAGAGAAGCGGGCAACATGATCGACCTAGACAGCAATCCGAGCAAACTCATAGAGATCGTCGAAATCGGAAAACAACTTCTGATGACGAGAGGAGCCCTGACGACATTCAGCATCGCAAACGATGTCGCAAAATACTTCGCGATTCTTCCCGCGTTGTTCGGAGCTTTTTATGCGACGGCGGACGCGGTCGAAGGTCCGTTGTCCGTTCTCAATCTAACGCGCCTCAGTTCTCAGAAGAGCGCGGTGTTAAGTGCAATCATCTTTAACGCGTTGGTCATACCGGCTTTGATTCCATTAGCGTTAAAAGGAGTGGCTTATAAACCTCTGGGAGCGAACAAAATATTAAAGCGAAATCTTTTGATCTTCGGTCTGGGCGGAATTATCACCCCGTTTATAGGAATCAAGTGTATCGACATGATCTTAGTCTTATTGGGATTCGATTGA
- the kdpA gene encoding potassium-transporting ATPase subunit KdpA, with protein MVTEWIQLSIFLFSIAVFSPLFGFWLYKVFTSSETLKFELFLYKLCGIDHKRSMDWKEYAISLLIFNLFGFILLFLILFFQDRLPINPSNFSGLDIHLAFNTAVSFTTNTNWQAYSGESTLSYFSQSVGLTVQNFLSAATGLCVLLALARGLSANSNASALGNFWKDLIRGALYVLFPLAFALSLALVATGVVQTFSSYISANTLEGAQQIIPLGPAASQIAIKQLGTNGGGFFGVNSAHPFENPSPLSNFLQMFSILILPGACVFLYGRMIGNLRHAWVIFSVMFTIFCFGVIVVWSSESSYNPIFGSYGFWEGKEVRFGILNSAIWEVATTVASNGSVNSMHDSFSPIGGLVGMLNIQLGEVIFGGVGAGMYGMVLFILLTVFLSGIMVGRSPEYLGKKIEKREIQMSILGILLPSTVILLFTAISMSLPTALSSSSNRGPHGLSEILYAFSSSAGNNGSAFAGLNVNTPYYNSMIGIAMLIGRFGVILPVLAIAGGAAIQKRSEIVSEGSFSTEGGTFYVLLLSMIVIVGALTFFPVLTIGPILEHFLMLQGRTF; from the coding sequence ATGGTTACGGAATGGATTCAACTTTCGATCTTTCTTTTTTCAATCGCGGTCTTTTCCCCTCTATTCGGTTTTTGGCTCTATAAGGTATTCACCTCGTCGGAAACATTAAAATTCGAACTGTTTTTATACAAACTTTGCGGGATCGATCACAAACGGAGCATGGACTGGAAAGAATACGCGATATCTCTTCTGATATTCAATCTTTTCGGTTTCATTCTTCTATTTTTGATTTTATTTTTTCAAGATCGTCTTCCTATCAATCCTTCCAACTTTTCGGGACTGGATATCCATCTCGCGTTCAACACCGCAGTGAGTTTTACGACCAACACCAACTGGCAGGCTTATAGCGGAGAATCGACCTTGAGTTATTTTTCACAATCCGTCGGATTGACGGTTCAAAACTTCCTCAGTGCGGCGACCGGGCTTTGTGTTCTTCTCGCGCTCGCAAGAGGGCTTTCGGCAAACTCAAACGCATCCGCGCTCGGAAATTTTTGGAAGGACTTGATTCGAGGAGCGTTATACGTTCTTTTTCCTCTGGCATTCGCGCTCTCATTAGCGTTAGTCGCAACCGGAGTCGTGCAGACGTTTTCGAGTTATATATCCGCGAACACTTTGGAAGGCGCACAACAAATCATCCCGTTGGGACCCGCGGCTTCTCAGATCGCGATCAAACAATTGGGAACAAACGGAGGAGGTTTTTTCGGAGTCAATAGCGCGCATCCTTTCGAAAACCCCTCCCCTCTTTCCAATTTCCTTCAGATGTTTTCCATTTTGATCCTTCCCGGAGCGTGCGTATTTTTATACGGAAGAATGATCGGAAATCTCAGACACGCGTGGGTGATCTTCAGCGTTATGTTCACGATTTTTTGCTTCGGTGTAATTGTCGTTTGGTCCTCCGAGTCTTCCTACAATCCTATTTTCGGGTCGTATGGTTTTTGGGAAGGAAAGGAAGTCAGGTTCGGAATTTTAAACAGCGCGATATGGGAAGTAGCAACCACGGTAGCGTCTAACGGATCGGTTAACTCCATGCACGACAGTTTTTCTCCGATCGGCGGTTTAGTAGGAATGTTGAATATACAATTGGGGGAAGTGATCTTCGGCGGAGTCGGAGCCGGGATGTACGGAATGGTTCTTTTTATTCTTCTTACCGTTTTTTTGAGCGGCATCATGGTGGGTCGTAGCCCCGAATACCTCGGTAAAAAAATAGAAAAGAGAGAAATCCAAATGTCTATCTTGGGAATTCTTTTACCCTCCACCGTCATTCTTCTTTTTACCGCAATCTCGATGAGTTTGCCGACCGCGTTATCCTCGTCATCCAATCGAGGTCCGCACGGACTTTCGGAAATTCTTTACGCGTTCTCGTCCAGCGCCGGAAACAACGGAAGCGCATTTGCGGGTTTGAACGTCAACACTCCATATTACAATTCCATGATAGGAATCGCGATGTTGATCGGAAGATTCGGAGTCATTCTCCCCGTCCTTGCGATCGCGGGAGGTGCGGCGATTCAAAAAAGATCGGAGATCGTTTCGGAAGGTTCTTTTTCCACGGAGGGAGGAACGTTCTACGTCTTGCTCCTTTCGATGATCGTGATCGTAGGCGCGTTGACTTTTTTTCCCGTCTTGACGATCGGCCCGATACTTGAACATTTTTTAATGCTGCAAGGCAGAACTTTTTAA
- a CDS encoding sulfatase-like hydrolase/transferase, with translation MFFLFRQKWDHFYSFVSESGFRFFFIFLVPSLILFADLGLRWKVLSQMEVLQWYYYLLSFFYSVLIYSLLLFSLAFLSSASKRKAYWSILIFSAFGYSSCIIGSYGYFLYAGIMPNFFVFSYIFQEPFNSWTIFKGGLTISSLIGFLLIFILVIVSLRIVSANFKPVRFTRSIYSGLFFGVLILTAFFHNNTRFNDQIYVSDTNSISFINRNIYNILTGDRLGSAGLQSRNKPKLNKSPNPFRKNVLIILGESLRRKNMALYGYGKDTTPFLSRWTQNAQNGSVVVFQKVFSNASSTLISVPSLLSGVSPIQPVSMTHSFPLFWEYGKAAGLSTFYISSHSFRWNNFSGFFRNAGIDFLWNKEISGLGVFNDIGIDDRKTVTEFQNQVKLLKSKGRNFAGVLHLNTNHFPYIVPEEFVYFPIGKDTFAPYDNSVRYLDHLLEKIFHFLNEEKLMENTLVIFTSDHGEALFEHNYIGHIESNHIETLAVPMVFFLPNSLEKNHFRERLKRNIDKNVSNTDLIPTVAEILGVSNQPEIKSYLSKLEGASLLSDLPEGRRIFIANNNETSLYRVGMSYIKGNLHYMLRLNSFPPDEEVYDIQTDPYEKKNLWPGLSLEEKREIRRQLDECGLCHDLYAVSGIKL, from the coding sequence TTGTTTTTTTTATTCAGGCAAAAATGGGATCATTTTTATTCTTTTGTTTCCGAGTCCGGATTCAGATTTTTTTTCATTTTTCTCGTTCCGTCTCTGATCCTATTTGCAGATCTCGGACTACGGTGGAAAGTTCTGAGTCAGATGGAGGTTTTACAGTGGTATTATTATCTCCTTTCTTTCTTTTATTCGGTTTTGATTTATTCTCTGTTGCTTTTTTCTCTCGCTTTTCTTTCGTCCGCGTCGAAGAGAAAAGCGTATTGGAGCATTCTGATATTTTCCGCCTTCGGTTATTCGAGTTGTATCATCGGTTCTTACGGATATTTTTTATATGCGGGAATCATGCCGAATTTCTTCGTTTTTTCTTATATTTTTCAAGAACCGTTTAATAGTTGGACCATCTTCAAGGGCGGACTTACGATTTCGAGTCTGATAGGTTTCTTACTTATTTTTATTTTGGTAATTGTTAGTTTGAGGATTGTGTCCGCGAATTTTAAACCGGTTCGATTTACGAGGAGTATCTATTCGGGTTTGTTTTTTGGGGTTCTTATTCTTACCGCTTTTTTTCACAACAATACGCGATTCAACGATCAGATTTACGTCTCGGATACGAATTCGATTTCGTTTATCAATCGGAACATTTACAATATTCTTACGGGAGATCGGCTCGGTTCCGCGGGACTGCAATCGAGAAATAAGCCGAAGTTGAACAAAAGTCCGAATCCGTTTCGAAAAAACGTCTTAATCATTCTTGGCGAGAGTCTTCGTAGAAAGAATATGGCTCTTTATGGTTACGGTAAGGACACCACTCCGTTTTTGAGTCGTTGGACTCAAAATGCTCAGAATGGATCCGTTGTGGTTTTTCAAAAGGTGTTTTCGAATGCAAGTTCTACTTTGATTTCGGTTCCGAGTTTGTTGTCGGGAGTGTCTCCGATTCAACCTGTTTCCATGACTCATAGTTTTCCTTTGTTTTGGGAATACGGAAAGGCTGCGGGACTTTCCACGTTTTACATTTCGAGTCATAGCTTCCGTTGGAATAATTTTTCAGGTTTTTTTAGAAACGCGGGAATCGATTTTTTATGGAATAAGGAAATCAGCGGACTCGGCGTTTTTAATGATATAGGGATCGATGATCGTAAAACGGTGACCGAATTTCAAAATCAGGTGAAACTTCTCAAAAGCAAAGGCCGCAACTTTGCCGGAGTTCTACATTTGAACACGAATCACTTTCCCTACATCGTTCCGGAAGAATTTGTTTATTTCCCGATCGGTAAGGATACTTTCGCACCCTACGATAATTCCGTCCGTTATTTGGATCATCTTTTGGAAAAAATATTCCATTTTTTGAATGAAGAAAAGCTGATGGAAAATACTCTTGTGATCTTCACTTCCGATCATGGAGAGGCGCTTTTCGAGCACAACTATATCGGTCATATAGAAAGCAATCATATCGAAACTTTGGCGGTTCCAATGGTATTTTTCCTGCCGAATTCCTTGGAAAAAAATCATTTTCGGGAGCGTTTAAAAAGGAATATTGATAAAAACGTTTCCAATACGGATTTAATACCGACTGTCGCGGAAATATTAGGCGTTTCTAATCAACCGGAGATAAAAAGTTATCTTTCGAAATTGGAAGGGGCTTCTCTGCTTTCGGATCTTCCGGAAGGTCGTCGTATTTTTATCGCGAATAATAACGAAACTTCTCTTTATAGAGTTGGAATGAGTTATATAAAAGGGAATTTACATTATATGCTTCGCCTCAATTCGTTTCCACCCGATGAAGAAGTTTATGATATTCAAACGGATCCGTATGAAAAAAAGAATCTCTGGCCCGGACTGAGTTTGGAAGAAAAACGAGAGATCCGTAGACAACTGGATGAATGCGGTTTATGCCATGATCTTTACGCCGTTTCCGGAATTAAACTTTGA
- a CDS encoding sensor histidine kinase has product MTDWSEKSKLDPDELLRKIQAEEKKSISGKLKIFFGMVAGVGKTYAMLNAARALKKEGVDVVVGYIETHGRKETEELSEGLEILPRKNIEHRGIRFEEMDIDAILKRKPEVVLIDEFAHTNIPGSRHVKRYQDVVEILNHSISVFTTLNVQHLESQVEAVEKNTSVKIRETIPDSVLDVADEILLIDLSPDDLRKRLQEGKVYVPEKANIAVDHFFKQENLTFLRETALNYTARHVTTSPDSVKFREKILVAISASPNSYSLLRYAKRLAYERNGELFAIYNQTRENLSKENISQLEKNLNFARELGSEILYAADEDPADAILRIAEQKNITRVVLGKPPMSWWKKWNSPSSKLARITSNFELCLVPYDHTSFSGEESALGRFLKTSSGGKQYVASLALILLATCISLFLEPLTGYWSISFLYLFFVSGIGSVFSKGPTILAGLLSGIFWDFLFIPPRYTFFIEKLEDILMFGSFLFISIIIGNVTSRLRQKEKVLVNRELRLTTLYELSKELGHARDIRQIAQIGADYLKKIFQTDVAILFENQGNIDSNSSKAGNFFPDAKETAVANWTYKNKISAGKFTDTLSLSLGTYFPMIAPGKIIGVIGIALSEKLNLDQENLLLTMGNQIALALERELLSEETRTRYLANQSERLYTIIFNSLSHELKTPLSAIRGAVTALLEPEIDKSSTARIELLNEINESSIILNLLLGNLLDMSRYESGFLKLRMDWHDPSDLVRVVVRRLRQTVKSSSCVIHLPENPIPTWMDFTLMEQALFNVVFNAVQISPEGSPVVIELLPDKDKMKYVVEDSGPGIPEEELDKIFEKFYRSKNQSHIGSGLGLSISKSIVETHKGTLIAENRKEGGARFCIDIPVKPG; this is encoded by the coding sequence ATGACCGACTGGAGCGAAAAATCCAAATTGGATCCGGACGAACTTCTCCGCAAGATCCAAGCCGAAGAAAAGAAATCCATTTCGGGAAAATTGAAAATCTTTTTCGGTATGGTCGCCGGGGTCGGCAAAACCTACGCGATGTTAAACGCAGCGCGCGCTCTTAAAAAAGAAGGAGTGGACGTGGTTGTGGGTTACATCGAAACCCACGGAAGAAAGGAAACGGAAGAATTGTCGGAAGGACTGGAAATTCTTCCTCGAAAAAACATAGAACACAGAGGAATCCGATTCGAAGAGATGGACATTGACGCAATTCTCAAACGAAAACCCGAAGTCGTATTAATCGACGAATTCGCGCATACGAACATACCGGGAAGCAGACACGTAAAGCGTTATCAGGACGTCGTCGAAATTTTAAATCACAGTATAAGCGTATTCACAACTTTGAATGTTCAACATTTGGAAAGTCAAGTGGAGGCAGTCGAAAAAAACACGTCCGTAAAAATCAGGGAAACGATTCCGGATTCGGTTCTGGACGTGGCGGACGAAATCCTATTGATCGATCTTTCTCCGGACGATCTCAGAAAACGTCTGCAGGAAGGAAAAGTCTACGTTCCCGAAAAAGCGAACATCGCGGTGGATCATTTTTTTAAACAGGAGAATCTTACCTTTCTCCGAGAGACCGCGCTCAACTACACCGCACGACACGTAACCACTTCTCCCGACTCCGTGAAGTTCAGGGAAAAAATTCTAGTGGCGATCAGCGCGAGTCCGAACTCCTATTCCTTATTACGTTATGCGAAACGTCTCGCCTACGAAAGAAATGGAGAATTGTTCGCGATCTACAATCAGACAAGGGAAAATCTTTCCAAGGAGAATATCAGTCAGCTTGAAAAGAATCTGAACTTTGCGAGAGAACTCGGTTCCGAAATTCTATACGCCGCCGACGAAGATCCTGCGGACGCAATCCTTCGTATAGCCGAACAAAAAAACATAACGCGCGTCGTATTGGGAAAACCACCGATGTCTTGGTGGAAGAAATGGAATTCCCCCTCTTCCAAACTCGCAAGGATCACGTCGAACTTCGAACTCTGTCTGGTTCCTTACGATCATACTTCTTTTTCGGGAGAAGAATCCGCGCTGGGCAGATTCTTAAAAACTTCGTCGGGAGGAAAACAATACGTCGCCTCCCTAGCGCTCATTTTGTTGGCAACGTGTATCAGTCTTTTCTTGGAACCTCTTACGGGTTACTGGAGCATTTCCTTCTTATATCTTTTTTTCGTATCGGGAATCGGCTCCGTCTTCTCCAAAGGCCCAACCATCTTGGCGGGTCTGTTGTCCGGAATCTTTTGGGATTTTTTATTCATTCCTCCCCGATACACTTTCTTTATCGAAAAACTGGAAGACATTCTGATGTTCGGTTCCTTTCTTTTTATTTCGATCATCATCGGAAACGTAACTTCCAGATTGAGACAAAAGGAAAAAGTGTTGGTCAATCGCGAGTTACGCCTGACAACGTTATACGAGCTTTCCAAAGAACTGGGGCACGCAAGAGATATCCGTCAAATCGCGCAGATCGGCGCGGACTATCTCAAAAAAATTTTTCAAACGGACGTCGCGATTCTTTTCGAAAATCAGGGAAACATAGATTCTAATTCTTCCAAGGCCGGTAATTTTTTTCCGGACGCGAAAGAAACGGCGGTCGCAAACTGGACATATAAGAACAAAATCTCCGCGGGAAAATTTACGGATACGCTCTCCTTATCTTTGGGAACTTATTTTCCGATGATCGCTCCCGGAAAAATCATCGGCGTCATCGGTATCGCTCTAAGTGAAAAATTGAATCTTGATCAGGAAAATCTTCTGCTCACGATGGGAAATCAAATCGCACTCGCTTTGGAACGAGAATTGTTATCCGAAGAGACACGAACCAGATATCTCGCAAATCAATCCGAACGTCTATATACGATCATCTTCAATTCCCTTTCTCACGAACTGAAAACTCCTCTCTCCGCGATACGAGGCGCGGTCACGGCGCTTTTAGAACCGGAAATAGACAAATCATCGACGGCGCGCATAGAATTGTTAAACGAAATCAACGAAAGCAGTATAATCCTGAATCTTCTTCTCGGCAATCTACTGGACATGAGTCGTTACGAATCCGGTTTTTTAAAATTGAGAATGGATTGGCACGACCCTTCCGATCTTGTGCGCGTAGTAGTACGAAGACTCAGACAAACCGTTAAGAGCAGCAGTTGTGTGATTCATCTTCCCGAAAATCCGATTCCCACTTGGATGGATTTTACTCTGATGGAGCAGGCTCTATTCAACGTAGTTTTCAACGCGGTTCAGATTTCTCCGGAAGGATCTCCCGTTGTCATCGAACTTCTTCCCGATAAGGATAAGATGAAATACGTTGTGGAAGACAGCGGCCCCGGAATTCCGGAAGAAGAACTTGATAAAATCTTCGAGAAATTTTATCGAAGTAAAAATCAAAGTCACATAGGAAGCGGACTCGGTCTTTCGATCAGTAAGTCCATCGTGGAAACCCACAAAGGAACTTTGATCGCGGAGAATCGCAAGGAAGGAGGGGCCAGGTTTTGTATCGACATTCCGGTAAAACCGGGTTGA
- a CDS encoding potassium-transporting ATPase subunit F → MNPETILALGMGGLCLVYLAYSIFKPEKF, encoded by the coding sequence ATGAATCCGGAAACAATCTTGGCCCTCGGCATGGGCGGGCTTTGTCTTGTCTATTTGGCGTATTCTATTTTCAAACCGGAGAAATTCTAA